The genomic region ATCCGCCATGGGCGCCGTCATCTCGGGGCGCGACGGCGACCGCCTGCCGCCGCTCTGCATTAGGGGCGGGGCGCTCAAGGGAATCCGTTACGAGATGCCGGTCGCCTCCGCCCAGGTCAAGTCGGCGCTGCTGCTCGCCGGGCTCTATGCCGATTCGCCGGTCACGGTGGTCGAGCCGATGCTCTCGCGCGATCACACCGAGCGGATGTTGTCGGCCATGAACGCCCGGGTCGAGCGCGAGGGCAACGCGGTCACGGTCCATCCGGCGGCGTCGCTCGCGCCCTCGGATATCTTCGTCCCCGCGGACATCTCCTCGGCCGCCTTCTTTCTCGTGCTGGGCGCCTGCGTCCCGGGATCCCGCATCCGGCTTCCCGGCATCGGCATGAATCCGTTTCGCACCGGCGTCGTCGACGTGCTCCGCCGGATGGGCGCCGACATCGTTGAGGAGAACCGGCGGGTCGAGGGCGGCGAGCCGGTCGCCGACCTGGTCGTCCGCGGGGGAGAGCTTCGGGGCACCGAGATCGCCCCCGAAGAGATTCCGGGGCTGGTCGACGAGGTACCGGCCCTTTGCGTCGCGGCATCCCTCGCCGAAGGGCGCACCGAGATTCGTGGGGCGCAGGAGCTTCGTGTCAAGGAATCCGACCGGATCCGGTCGATGAGCGAGGCTCTAACGGCGCTTGGCGTCTCATGCGGAGAATACCCGGACGGTTTGTGGGTCGAAGGGCCGTCGAAGATCGCGGCCGGGGTCCGCTGCGCAAGCCATGGCGACCACCGGGTCGCGATGTCGCTGGCGATCCTGTCCGTCGCCTCGGGCGTCGGCATCGGCATCTCCGACACCGGTTGCATCGATACCTCTTTCCCCACGTTCCATGCCCAGTTGGCGGGGCTTTTGTCGTGACTGCCGCCGCCCGCCTTCGCCCCATCGTCACCATCGACGGTCCCGCCGGCTCCGGCAAGACCACGGTGTCGAAGCGGCTTGCCGAGCGCGCGGGCCTGCTCCGCCTCGATACGGGCGCAACTTATCGCGCTTGCGCGCTCGCCGCGCAGCGTGCCGGCATTCCTTGGGATAACGGTCCGAAACTGGGAACGCTGTGCGCCGGTCTCGACCTGGCGTTCCGCCGAGAAGGGGGAGAGCTCCGCGTCCTCCTCGCGGGCGAAGACGTCAGCACGGCGATCCGGACCCCCGACATGGGAATGGGGGCCTCCGACGTTTCCCGCCACCCGCAGGTGCGGGAAGCGCTCGTGGCGCTCCAGCGCCGGATGGGCGCCGACGGCGGGGTCGTGCTCGAAGGGCGCGACACCGGCACCGTCGTCTTCCCCGACGCCGAGGTCAAGTTCTTCCTCGACGCCGCCGCGGCCGTTCGTGCGCTCCGCCG from Candidatus Deferrimicrobiaceae bacterium harbors:
- the aroA gene encoding 3-phosphoshikimate 1-carboxyvinyltransferase, with amino-acid sequence MSQTKKIDGAVEVPGDKSISHRAVMFAGMADGQSRIRGFLHAEDTLRTASMMRALGAEIDFLSTTDLRVTGPGLRSLSEPSDVIDAGNSGTTIRIGAGLLAAQPFLTVVTGDQYLRRRPMGRVIAPLSAMGAVISGRDGDRLPPLCIRGGALKGIRYEMPVASAQVKSALLLAGLYADSPVTVVEPMLSRDHTERMLSAMNARVEREGNAVTVHPAASLAPSDIFVPADISSAAFFLVLGACVPGSRIRLPGIGMNPFRTGVVDVLRRMGADIVEENRRVEGGEPVADLVVRGGELRGTEIAPEEIPGLVDEVPALCVAASLAEGRTEIRGAQELRVKESDRIRSMSEALTALGVSCGEYPDGLWVEGPSKIAAGVRCASHGDHRVAMSLAILSVASGVGIGISDTGCIDTSFPTFHAQLAGLLS
- the cmk gene encoding (d)CMP kinase — protein: MTAAARLRPIVTIDGPAGSGKTTVSKRLAERAGLLRLDTGATYRACALAAQRAGIPWDNGPKLGTLCAGLDLAFRREGGELRVLLAGEDVSTAIRTPDMGMGASDVSRHPQVREALVALQRRMGADGGVVLEGRDTGTVVFPDAEVKFFLDAAAAVRALRRFREWKDEAPPFEEVLRDVLRRDVQDSTRDHSPLRMAEGAIYIDSTILGIEEVVDEMVRSLPK